GAACTTGTTCGAAGATATAAGAATTATAATGGCTGTAGAAAAGCAGCAAAAACGCTAGGCATAAAGTTTAAGAAAACACCTTCATGGAATAAGTTGATTTGTGCTTTTTCTTATGCGGAGATATTTAAAGAAATCTGCAGGGATTATAGTAACAACAATCCGGATCCATTATTAAGTGGAATAACTATAGAAATACAATTTTGAATCATATTCTAATAACTTATCTATATTTTCCCTGCCTCTGCTAGTTTTCGCTGTATTTCCAGAGATGGAATGCTGACTGCCTGACAGATCTTTGTATTCCATAGCTCATAAAGCTTTGCACTGTAGAGAGCGGATACGAGAGAACCAGATTTTGTTGTAGTGTTTCTTTTGAGCTTTTTTAGAGGCAAAACACGGTTGCGGATCCTTGGTGAATAAGGGGACTGGCATCAACAACTCCCGTCCTTTATGGACCACCCCCTTGAGCCACCGCAATCCAATCTTGAGATAGCTAATGCCTCTGTGCCAATGGGGATCAACCTGTTGGCGTAGCCCTTTAATATGAACAGCCATCCCCTGAGCCGTGCTGTATAGCAGTGCCACAGCAGCAATCAGGTACAGCCTCTCCAGAGCATCAGCACAGCGAATTTTCGACTCTTCAAGCTCAAACACACCAGATTTACTATCGAGGAATAATTCTTCCACCCGAAACCTCAAGGCGTATTGCCACAAGGTTTGTAACGAGGGTGATTCATCTGTAATCACTGCCCATGGTTCTTTTACGCCTCGGATATTCGCCAGTACCAAATTGCACCGATAGAGGCCATCATCCCAAAGCCCGACATTACGGTAGAGGAGAGCTTCTCCTTTGGATGGCCATAACCTACGGACTTCTCTTGGACATTGACGGGGGCCATGGAGAAGGACATCACATGGGATACGCAGACAGTAATGCCAACGGCTCTGCTGTAACCAGCTCATCAGT
The genomic region above belongs to Acaryochloris sp. CCMEE 5410 and contains:
- a CDS encoding transposase; this translates as MLICLGILCPLPSKKAQSVERRWQRFLCNPLIDVHKLYVPLVLLALKNWRTHRLYLAMDTTVLWNEYCMIHVSVVCCGRAVPLLWKVLEHKSAAVAFEEYQPLLRQARWLLRQHPDVMLLADRGFANHQLMSWLQQSRWHYCLRIPCDVLLHGPRQCPREVRRLWPSKGEALLYRNVGLWDDGLYRCNLVLANIRGVKEPWAVITDESPSLQTLWQYALRFRVEELFLDSKSGVFELEESKIRCADALERLYLIAAVALLYSTAQGMAVHIKGLRQQVDPHWHRGISYLKIGLRWLKGVVHKGRELLMPVPLFTKDPQPCFASKKAQKKHYNKIWFSRIRSLQCKAL